TTATCTTTTTTGTGGAGTCATCTAAGAGGTTGTTTGATAGCGTTCACGAAGTGTGCCGAAGGCATAGCGTGGCGTTAGCCATAAAGTATTAAATAAAACTAATAATCTCCAAAAACCTAACCCCCCTGCCCCCCTTCCCTCGTAGGGAAGGGGGGTTTCAAAGCCTCTCCCCGCTTCGGGGAGAGGTTTACAAGAGGAGTTAATTTATACCTGGAAAACTTTTAAAACATCCTCTAAGGAAGTCGGAGATCTAGATTTTGTTTTCTTGTTTAGCTAAAAAATTAAAATACTCAGGTAATATCTATGTCAATACCAGAATTCAGTTTACTACTAATATCAGTTCTCATCAGTGTAGCCGGACAATTTTTCTTAAAAATGGGAGCGATTAAATTAGGGAAAGTTGATCCAAGTAACGCTGTTAGTCATATTCTCAATATGATCACGATACCAGAACTTTTATTAGGATTAACCTGTTATGGTATTGGTGCAGTAGCCTATATTCTCCTCCTAACCAGAGTTAATTTGACTGTTGCTGCCCCTGCTGTATCAGTTGGTTATATATTTTCCGTATTACTAGGTTACTTTGTTTTAAAAGAACCTATTTCTTTAATCCGTGTTTTTGGATTAGGTTTCATTGTTACAGGAGTTATATTAGTAATTTGGAAAAAATAAAATTAAGATCCTCTTGAGTTATTATGAATAAAAAGTCATCAATCGGTGATGAAAATATCTCCGCTTAAGGCTAAAATCGTAGCTATCGTAACTCCCAAATATTATTCACAAATGAGAAACTATATTCAGTTAATTATCATCTAACTATTTCATGGCATTGAAGAAAAAATAACCTTTTCTTTAAGAGAAAATCATGAACTAAAGTAGTAAAATATACACGAATATTCAGGCAACTCATACCTCACAGTATGGCAAACAATCTCAATTTTATAGAAAAAATGTGTTATAACCTACCGTCAGAGCTATCAATGCCATTATTGATTGCTCACCCCTTGAAGGAGTTACGCTGTGGAAAATAATAAGTCATTTTTTGGGACTCAGGGAATATTAATTGCCATACTTGGCCTCACTGGCACTTTAAGCATTGCTTTAATGATTCTGTTCA
The window above is part of the Dolichospermum sp. DET69 genome. Proteins encoded here:
- a CDS encoding EamA family transporter translates to MSIPEFSLLLISVLISVAGQFFLKMGAIKLGKVDPSNAVSHILNMITIPELLLGLTCYGIGAVAYILLLTRVNLTVAAPAVSVGYIFSVLLGYFVLKEPISLIRVFGLGFIVTGVILVIWKK